Proteins from one Pseudomonas grandcourensis genomic window:
- a CDS encoding response regulator transcription factor produces MRVAILDDEPAELRRVEQTLQQMAEAGEQPWSLYSFERGEDLLRQLRRETFDLLILDWQLPDLTGLSLLLWTREHMEAPPAAIMLTSRDGESDIVQALNAGADDYVSKPFRPNELKARVGAVLRRHGQQRAAAEGLSFNDLVFDDAELTITRDGKPIVMTEREYRLAHCLFSNLGRPLSRDYLYERFWPHEEMSSSRPLDTHIYRLRNKLGLTADRGWQLLTIYGYGYRLESVAGARE; encoded by the coding sequence ATGCGCGTTGCGATACTGGACGATGAGCCCGCCGAACTGCGACGGGTCGAACAAACCCTGCAACAGATGGCCGAAGCCGGAGAGCAGCCGTGGTCGCTGTACAGCTTCGAACGGGGTGAAGACCTGTTGCGCCAACTGCGTAGGGAAACTTTCGACCTGCTGATACTCGACTGGCAACTGCCCGACCTCACGGGCTTGTCATTGCTGCTCTGGACCCGCGAACACATGGAAGCGCCGCCCGCGGCAATCATGCTGACCAGTCGCGACGGCGAAAGCGATATCGTTCAGGCCCTGAATGCCGGCGCCGATGACTACGTCAGCAAACCGTTCCGCCCCAATGAACTGAAAGCCCGTGTTGGTGCGGTCCTGCGCCGGCATGGCCAGCAGCGAGCGGCGGCCGAAGGATTGAGCTTCAATGACCTGGTTTTCGATGATGCCGAACTGACCATCACTCGCGACGGCAAACCGATCGTCATGACCGAACGCGAATACCGCCTGGCGCATTGCCTGTTCAGCAACCTCGGCCGACCGCTGTCGCGGGATTACCTGTACGAACGATTCTGGCCCCATGAAGAGATGTCGTCGTCCCGGCCGCTGGACACCCACATCTATCGCCTGCGCAACAAGCTTGGGCTGACGGCGGATCGCGGTTGGCAGTTGCTGACGATTTATGGGTATGGGTATCGGTTGGAGAGTGTGGCGGGGGCGCGCGAGTGA
- a CDS encoding 1-acyl-sn-glycerol-3-phosphate acyltransferase: MSILQAIRTFLFYLLLGTSSLLWCSLSFFIAPFLPFKARYRFINVYWCRCALWLSKVFLGIRYEVKGAENVPERPCVIQSNHQSTWETFFLSAYFSPLSQVLKRELLYVPFFGWAMAMLRPIAIDRGNPKAALKHVAQKGDELLKDNVWVLIFPEGTRVPFGTVGKFSRGGSALAVNAELPVLPIAHNAGKFWPKTGWAKKQGVITVIIGEPMYAAGTGPRAIAELNDRVQAWNEQMQREMGSLPPAPQAPVSNDQVAV, encoded by the coding sequence ATGTCGATACTGCAGGCCATCAGAACCTTCCTCTTTTACCTGCTGCTGGGCACCAGCTCCTTGCTGTGGTGCAGCCTGAGCTTTTTTATCGCGCCGTTTCTGCCCTTCAAGGCACGTTATCGCTTCATCAACGTGTACTGGTGCCGCTGCGCCCTGTGGCTGAGCAAAGTATTTCTTGGCATCCGCTACGAAGTGAAGGGCGCCGAGAACGTACCTGAACGGCCTTGCGTCATTCAGTCAAACCACCAGAGTACCTGGGAGACGTTCTTTCTCTCGGCCTACTTCTCACCGCTGAGCCAGGTGCTCAAACGTGAATTGCTCTATGTGCCGTTCTTCGGTTGGGCCATGGCCATGCTGCGACCGATCGCCATCGATCGCGGCAACCCGAAAGCCGCACTCAAGCATGTGGCACAAAAAGGTGATGAGTTGCTCAAGGACAATGTCTGGGTGCTGATCTTCCCCGAAGGCACGCGCGTTCCTTTCGGCACCGTCGGAAAGTTCTCGCGCGGTGGCAGTGCCTTGGCGGTCAACGCCGAATTGCCGGTGCTGCCGATTGCGCACAACGCAGGCAAGTTCTGGCCGAAAACCGGTTGGGCGAAGAAGCAGGGCGTCATCACTGTGATCATTGGCGAGCCGATGTATGCCGCAGGCACCGGACCGCGAGCCATTGCCGAATTGAACGACCGGGTTCAGGCGTGGAATGAGCAGATGCAACGGGAAATGGGCTCGCTGCCACCGGCTCCGCAAGCGCCGGTTTCAAACGATCAGGTGGCTGTCTGA
- the gmhB gene encoding D-glycero-beta-D-manno-heptose 1,7-bisphosphate 7-phosphatase — protein sequence MLLKLLILDRDGVINYDSDAYIKSVEEWIPLPGSIEAIAQLSKAGWTVAVATNQSGIARGYYDLATLDAMHERLRALVAEQGGEVGLIVYCPHGPDEGCDCRKPKPGMLKTIAAHYNVSLTNLWFVGDSLGDLEAAKAVDSQPVLVKTGKGEKTLGKTLPVGTLIFDDLAAIAAELVHKCT from the coding sequence TTGCTGTTGAAGCTGCTGATTCTCGATCGGGACGGAGTGATCAATTACGACTCCGACGCTTACATCAAGTCGGTGGAGGAGTGGATTCCACTCCCCGGCTCGATCGAAGCCATCGCGCAGTTGAGCAAGGCCGGCTGGACGGTAGCAGTCGCCACCAACCAGTCGGGCATCGCTCGCGGCTATTACGACCTCGCCACACTGGATGCCATGCACGAGCGCTTGCGCGCGCTGGTGGCGGAGCAGGGCGGTGAAGTCGGGCTGATCGTCTACTGCCCGCACGGGCCGGACGAAGGCTGCGATTGCCGCAAGCCGAAACCCGGGATGTTGAAAACCATCGCCGCTCATTACAACGTGTCGCTGACCAATCTCTGGTTCGTCGGCGACAGCCTTGGTGACCTGGAAGCCGCCAAAGCCGTCGATTCACAGCCAGTTTTGGTAAAGACCGGGAAAGGCGAAAAGACTTTGGGCAAGACCCTACCGGTAGGCACATTGATTTTTGACGATCTGGCGGCGATTGCCGCAGAACTTGTGCACAAATGCACTTAA
- the glyS gene encoding glycine--tRNA ligase subunit beta — translation MSALDFLVELGTEELPPKALNTLAEAFLAGIDKGLQAAGLNYETKTVYAAPRRLAVLITALATQQPDRSINLDGPPRQAAFDAEGNPTQAALGFAKKCGVDLSEIDQSGPKLRYSQSIAGKATASLLPTIVEDSLNDLPIPKRMRWGARKEEFVRPTQWLVMLLGDQVIDCTILAQKAGRDSRGHRFHHPENVRIGSPSSYLADLRAAYVLADANERREIISKRTEELATRQEGTAIVPPALLDEVTALVEWPVPLVCSFEERFLDVPQEALITTMQDNQKYFCLLDADGKLLPRFITVANIESKDPQQIIAGNEKVVRPRLTDAEFFFKQDKKQKLEDFNLRLQNVVFQEKLGSVYDKAERVSKLAAYIATRIGGNAAWAARAGLLSKCDLSTEMVGEFPEMQGVAGYYYALNDGEPEDVALALNEQYMPRGAGAELPSTLTGAAVAIADKLDTLVGIFGIGMLPTGSKDPYALRRAALGVLRILIEKQLDLDLNDAVAFAVNAFGTKVKAAGLNDSVLEFIFDRLRARYEDEGVDVATYLSVRALKPGSALDFDQRVQAVQAFRKLPEAAALAAVNKRVSNLLSKVEGSVPTVVEAKYFDNANEFSLYSAIQQADQAVQPMAASRQYSESLARLAALREPVDAFFEAVMVNAEDAKVRANRYALLARLRGLFLGVADISLLG, via the coding sequence ATGAGTGCTCTGGATTTTCTGGTTGAACTGGGCACTGAAGAACTGCCACCCAAAGCCCTGAACACCCTGGCCGAGGCGTTCCTCGCCGGTATCGACAAGGGCCTGCAAGCTGCCGGCCTGAACTACGAGACCAAAACCGTCTACGCCGCGCCGCGTCGCCTGGCCGTGCTGATCACCGCACTGGCCACCCAGCAGCCGGATCGCAGCATCAACCTCGACGGCCCGCCACGTCAGGCCGCGTTCGATGCCGAAGGCAACCCGACCCAGGCAGCACTGGGCTTTGCCAAGAAGTGCGGCGTCGACCTGAGCGAAATCGATCAGAGCGGCCCGAAACTGCGCTACAGCCAGAGCATCGCCGGCAAGGCGACCGCGAGCCTGCTGCCGACCATCGTCGAAGATTCCCTGAACGACTTGCCGATCCCGAAACGCATGCGTTGGGGCGCGCGCAAGGAAGAGTTCGTTCGTCCGACCCAGTGGCTGGTGATGCTGCTCGGTGACCAGGTCATCGATTGCACCATCCTCGCCCAGAAGGCCGGCCGCGACTCCCGTGGCCACCGCTTCCATCACCCGGAAAACGTGCGCATCGGTTCGCCGTCCAGCTACCTGGCCGACCTGCGTGCCGCCTACGTGCTGGCCGATGCCAACGAGCGTCGCGAGATCATCAGCAAGCGCACTGAAGAGCTCGCCACCCGTCAGGAAGGCACGGCAATCGTTCCGCCAGCGCTGCTCGATGAAGTGACCGCACTGGTCGAGTGGCCAGTGCCGCTGGTGTGCTCGTTCGAGGAACGCTTCCTCGACGTGCCGCAGGAAGCCCTGATCACCACCATGCAGGACAACCAGAAGTACTTCTGCCTGCTGGATGCCGACGGCAAGTTGCTGCCACGTTTCATTACCGTGGCCAACATCGAGAGCAAAGACCCGCAACAGATCATCGCCGGTAACGAGAAAGTGGTTCGCCCACGCCTGACCGACGCCGAGTTCTTCTTCAAGCAAGACAAGAAGCAGAAGCTCGAAGACTTCAACCTGCGCCTGCAGAACGTGGTGTTCCAGGAAAAACTCGGCAGCGTCTACGACAAGGCCGAGCGCGTTTCCAAACTCGCCGCCTACATCGCGACGCGCATTGGCGGCAACGCTGCGTGGGCTGCTCGCGCAGGCCTGCTGTCCAAGTGCGACCTGTCGACCGAGATGGTCGGCGAGTTCCCGGAGATGCAAGGTGTCGCCGGTTACTACTACGCCCTCAATGACGGCGAGCCGGAAGATGTCGCACTGGCGCTGAACGAGCAGTACATGCCGCGCGGTGCCGGCGCTGAACTGCCAAGCACCCTGACCGGTGCGGCCGTGGCCATTGCCGACAAGCTCGACACCCTAGTGGGTATCTTCGGTATCGGCATGCTGCCGACCGGCAGCAAAGACCCGTACGCCCTGCGCCGTGCCGCACTGGGCGTGTTGCGTATCCTGATCGAGAAGCAACTGGATCTGGACCTGAACGACGCGGTGGCCTTCGCTGTGAATGCGTTCGGTACCAAGGTCAAGGCTGCCGGCCTGAACGATTCGGTGCTGGAGTTCATCTTCGACCGCCTGCGTGCCCGTTACGAAGACGAAGGTGTCGATGTTGCGACCTACCTGTCGGTACGTGCCCTGAAGCCGGGTTCAGCCCTGGACTTCGACCAGCGCGTGCAAGCGGTACAGGCCTTCCGCAAACTGCCGGAAGCCGCGGCCCTGGCCGCCGTGAACAAACGCGTGTCGAACTTGCTGAGCAAGGTCGAAGGCTCCGTTCCGACAGTCGTGGAAGCCAAGTACTTCGACAACGCCAACGAGTTCTCCCTGTACTCGGCGATCCAGCAGGCTGACCAGGCTGTACAGCCAATGGCCGCCTCGCGTCAGTACAGCGAATCCCTGGCACGCCTGGCTGCACTGCGCGAGCCGGTGGATGCGTTCTTCGAAGCCGTGATGGTCAACGCGGAGGACGCAAAAGTCCGCGCCAACCGTTATGCGTTGCTGGCGCGTCTGCGTGGTTTGTTCCTCGGCGTTGCCGACATTTCGCTGCTGGGTTGA
- the glyQ gene encoding glycine--tRNA ligase subunit alpha codes for MSQPTPAVRTFQDLILALQQYWAEQGCVVLQPYDMEVGAGTFHTATFLRAIGPETWNAAYVQPSRRPTDGRYGENPNRLQHYYQFQVVLKPNPDNFQELYLGSLKHVGLDPLVHDIRFVEDNWESPTLGAWGLGWEVWLNGMEVTQFTYFQQAGGIECYPVTGEITYGLERLAMYLQGVDSVYDLVWADGPMGKVTYGDVFHQNEVEQSTYNFEHANVDKLFELFDFYESEAKRLIELDQPLPLPSYEMVLKASHTFNLLDARRAISVTARQQYILRVRTLARSVAQAYLLARAKLGFPMATPDLRDEVLAKLEAAQ; via the coding sequence GTGAGCCAGCCTACGCCAGCCGTGCGTACCTTCCAAGACTTGATCCTCGCCCTCCAGCAATACTGGGCCGAGCAAGGTTGTGTGGTACTTCAGCCCTACGATATGGAAGTAGGCGCCGGCACTTTCCACACCGCAACGTTCCTGCGCGCCATCGGCCCGGAAACCTGGAACGCTGCCTACGTGCAGCCAAGCCGCCGTCCGACTGACGGCCGCTACGGTGAAAACCCGAACCGTCTGCAGCACTACTACCAGTTCCAGGTGGTCCTGAAGCCGAATCCGGACAACTTCCAGGAACTGTACCTGGGCTCCCTCAAGCACGTCGGCCTGGACCCGCTGGTCCACGACATCCGCTTCGTCGAAGACAACTGGGAATCGCCGACCCTCGGCGCCTGGGGTCTGGGCTGGGAAGTCTGGCTCAACGGCATGGAAGTGACCCAGTTCACCTACTTCCAGCAAGCGGGCGGCATCGAGTGCTACCCGGTGACCGGCGAGATCACCTACGGTCTCGAGCGTCTGGCCATGTACCTGCAAGGCGTGGATTCGGTCTACGACCTGGTCTGGGCTGACGGCCCGATGGGCAAAGTGACCTACGGCGACGTGTTCCACCAGAACGAAGTGGAGCAGTCCACTTACAACTTCGAACACGCCAACGTCGACAAGCTGTTCGAACTGTTCGATTTCTACGAAAGCGAAGCCAAGCGCCTGATCGAACTCGACCAGCCGCTGCCGTTGCCGAGCTACGAAATGGTGTTGAAAGCTTCCCACACCTTCAACCTGCTGGATGCGCGCCGGGCGATCTCGGTGACCGCGCGTCAGCAATACATCCTGCGTGTACGCACCCTGGCGCGTTCCGTTGCGCAAGCCTACCTGCTGGCTCGCGCCAAACTGGGCTTCCCGATGGCGACCCCGGACCTGCGTGATGAAGTACTGGCCAAGCTGGAGGCTGCACAATGA
- a CDS encoding DNA-3-methyladenine glycosylase I, translating into MPRCFWCSEDPLYMAYHDQEWGTPLRDAQGLFELLLLEGFQAGLSWITVLRKREHYRQVMFGFDVQRVAQMSDAEIDELMLDPGIIRNRLKLNAARRNAQAWLALEDPVAFLWSFVGGVPVINHFKDRSEVPAVTPTAVEMSKGLKKAGFTFVGPTICYALMQASGMVMDHTRDCDRYAQLANGG; encoded by the coding sequence ATGCCACGCTGCTTTTGGTGTTCCGAAGATCCGCTGTACATGGCTTATCACGATCAGGAGTGGGGCACGCCGCTTCGGGATGCGCAGGGATTGTTCGAGTTGCTTTTACTCGAAGGGTTCCAGGCCGGGCTTTCCTGGATCACTGTGCTGCGCAAACGCGAGCATTATCGCCAGGTGATGTTCGGTTTTGATGTCCAGCGCGTGGCGCAGATGAGCGATGCCGAAATCGACGAACTGATGCTCGACCCAGGCATCATCCGCAACCGTCTCAAGCTCAACGCGGCCCGGCGCAATGCCCAGGCCTGGCTGGCGCTGGAGGACCCGGTGGCGTTTCTCTGGTCGTTTGTCGGTGGCGTGCCTGTGATCAATCATTTCAAGGATCGCAGCGAAGTCCCGGCCGTGACGCCGACCGCCGTGGAAATGAGCAAAGGCCTGAAAAAAGCCGGTTTCACGTTCGTCGGGCCAACCATTTGTTACGCGCTGATGCAGGCCTCGGGCATGGTCATGGATCACACCCGGGACTGCGACCGCTACGCGCAGTTGGCGAACGGCGGTTAG